The genomic stretch TTATATTGCAACCCGGACTTGATATTTCCCGTAGAATTAACATATTGGGGTGTTTTTTGTATTGGCAGTAAGTAGTTTAAACCTTTTCAACAGGGAGGTAATTGATGACCTTCAGCAAACGAATTAATTTCATTCTCATCCTCACCTTGTTTCTGCTGATCGCAGGTATCGGAACCGCTTCAGCCCAGGTGGAAGGAGCCAAAACCAGAGATCAGATCGACGACAAGTATAAGTGGAATCTGGCCGATTTCTTTCCATCGGATGAAGCCTGGGAGGAAACATACAAGTATGTAGAAGGCTATTTCCCAGGGATCGAGAGTTACCGTGGAAAACTCGGCGAATCGCCGGAAACCATTGTGGAATGTCTTCAAATGAGCGATTCGATCAGCAGTACCGCTCACCGCCTGTATGTCTATGCCAATCTCAAATACGACGAGGACCAGCGGGTCAGCCAATACCAGGAACTCAGTACCCGCACGCGCATGCTCTATTCGCAGATCGGCCAGGCATCATCCTTTATCGAGCCGGAAATTCTCGAAATTCCCAGCGAAACTCTGCAATCATTCCTGAAAAGCGGCAAACTTGGAATTTATAAATTTTATATAGATGATTTGCTTCGGAAAAAATCGCACATTTTGTCGGCCCAGCAGGAAGAAATATTGGCCCTGTCCAGTCCGCTGGCGAGCGGCCCGAGCAAAATATTTCAGATGATCGACAATGCCGATATCAAATTCCCGAATGTCAAAGATGAGGACGGCAATGAAATCGAACTGACACGCGGAAGATACAGCCGGCTTCTCGAATCAAAAAATCGTGAAGTGCGTCGCGAGGCCAGTGAGGCTTATAACAGTGCCTATACCGGTTATGTCAACTCGCTCGGCGCCACCCTGGCTTCCTCGGTCAATGGCGATGTTTTTTATACCAAGGCGCGCGGCTATAACAGCTGCCTCGAAAATTCGCTCGACGGCAACAATATCCCAACCGGCGTCTTTCACAGCCTGATCGAAACGGCCAGTAATAATCTCCAGCCCCTGCACAAATATACCACCGTCCGAAAAAAAGCGCTCGGCCTCGATACCCTCTTCGGTTTCGATATGTATGTTCCGCTGGTCGAGGATGTCAAACTGGAATATACCTATGACGAAGCGATTAAGATGGTCAAAGAAGCGCTCCAGCCGCTCGGCAAAGAGTATCAGAAAGGGCTCAACAAAATTCTTAATTCGCGCTGGGTCGATGTCTATGAAACCCAGAGCAAGGAAACCGGCGCCTATAGCTGGGGAACATATTCGGTTCATCCTGTCATGCTTCTCAATTTCAACGGGTCGCTCGACAATGTTTTCACCCTGGCTCATGAACTCGGCCATGCCATGAATTCCTACTACACCTACCAGAACGAGCCGTACCAATACGCCGGACATTCGCTGTTCTGCGCTGAAGTTGCCTCGACCGTCAATGAAGCGTTAATGGTTAAATACATGATGGAACGCGTCAAGACCAGAGAGGAGAGACTGTATCTCCTCAATCACTACATAAATCAGATTATGGGGACGTTCTACACCCAGGTATGGTTTTCAGAGTTCGAGCGCGATATTCATGACGTCGTCGAAAAGGGCGGCGCTCTTTCATCCGATTCGATGCGCAAGTTGTATCGCGATCTATATCAAAAATATTATGGCCCCGATTATTTTATTCCCGAGGGCCGCGACCTGGGCTGTCTGCGAATCAGCCATTTCTATCGTCAGTTTTATGTTTACCAATATGCCACCGGCTACGCCGCCGCCGAATTGATCGCCAAAAAGATCCTCGACGGCCAGCCCGGCGCCACCGACGCTTACCTTACCTTCCTTAAAACC from candidate division Zixibacteria bacterium HGW-Zixibacteria-1 encodes the following:
- the pepF gene encoding oligoendopeptidase F, whose amino-acid sequence is MTFSKRINFILILTLFLLIAGIGTASAQVEGAKTRDQIDDKYKWNLADFFPSDEAWEETYKYVEGYFPGIESYRGKLGESPETIVECLQMSDSISSTAHRLYVYANLKYDEDQRVSQYQELSTRTRMLYSQIGQASSFIEPEILEIPSETLQSFLKSGKLGIYKFYIDDLLRKKSHILSAQQEEILALSSPLASGPSKIFQMIDNADIKFPNVKDEDGNEIELTRGRYSRLLESKNREVRREASEAYNSAYTGYVNSLGATLASSVNGDVFYTKARGYNSCLENSLDGNNIPTGVFHSLIETASNNLQPLHKYTTVRKKALGLDTLFGFDMYVPLVEDVKLEYTYDEAIKMVKEALQPLGKEYQKGLNKILNSRWVDVYETQSKETGAYSWGTYSVHPVMLLNFNGSLDNVFTLAHELGHAMNSYYTYQNEPYQYAGHSLFCAEVASTVNEALMVKYMMERVKTREERLYLLNHYINQIMGTFYTQVWFSEFERDIHDVVEKGGALSSDSMRKLYRDLYQKYYGPDYFIPEGRDLGCLRISHFYRQFYVYQYATGYAAAELIAKKILDGQPGATDAYLTFLKTGSSDYPINILKKAGVDMTTTEPYENVINTFGKLVDQFEKVLFEKEG